In the Arthrobacter sp. Soc17.1.1.1 genome, CGACCTTGGTGATGACGTCGCCCACCTCCAGCGAGGCCTCCTCGGCCGGTGAGCCGGGCTCGACCGACTGGACGAGCGCCCCGGACGAGAACGTGGACTCGCTCCTGGACCCGTCACTGGACCCGGAGGTCACGCTGACACCCAGGAATCCGTGGCTCGCCTCGCCGTCGGCGATGATCTCCTGCGCGATGCGCTCGGCGTAGTTTATCGGGATGGAGAAGCCGACGCCGATGTTGCCGGTGGACTCCCCCGACCCCGCCGAGGCGATGGCCACGTTGACGCCGATGATCCTCCCGTCGGTGTCGACGAGTGCCCCTCCGGAGTTGCCCTGGTTGATGGCGGCGTCGGTCTGGATGACGTTCAGGTAGATCGAGCCCTGCGCCGCGGTCTGCTGGCCGCCGGAGCCGCCCGGCGGCAGGAAGTTGAAGCCCTCGCCGTCGTCGGACCCGCTGCTGTCCGGCTGCTCCTCCGGGACGGCCGAGGAGGCGACGCTGATGGTGCGGTTGAGCGTGGAGACGATGCCGTCGGTGACCGTTCCGCTGAGGCCCAGCGGAGCGCCGATGGCGATCGCCGTGTCCCCGACGTTGAGCTCGTCGGAGTTCCCGAGGGTGGCGGCCGTGAGGTCGGGCGCGTCGATCTTGATGATCGCGAGGTCGCTGAGCGGATCGGTACCGACCACCGTCGCGGCGAACACGCGGCCGTCGTTGAGCTTGACCTCGACCGTGGGCTCGGAGACCTGGCCACCGAGGGTGACCACGTGCGTGTTGGTGAGGATGTGGCCGTCGGTGTCG is a window encoding:
- a CDS encoding S1C family serine protease — protein: MNEQPGTPGTPDRPLPPQPQNPPSWGSGWQQPGGHRPTEGQGVADGEARRGEGVGENPETTAQPVAPQPTAQQPAVSAAAPGYDARHAQYRQEDPAAHPAYAGHQPFYGEQSGYDRPAYSGGQTVTKDRRRVGLGTFAAGVLVAGLIGGGVATAGYNALDGTTSAGTSQGAPESVVVNNTEDVNTITGAAVTASPSVVTIAVSGGSASGSGSGIILDTDGHILTNTHVVTLGGQVSEPTVEVKLNDGRVFAATVVGTDPLSDLAIIKIDAPDLTAATLGNSDELNVGDTAIAIGAPLGLSGTVTDGIVSTLNRTISVASSAVPEEQPDSSGSDDGEGFNFLPPGGSGGQQTAAQGSIYLNVIQTDAAINQGNSGGALVDTDGRIIGVNVAIASAGSGESTGNIGVGFSIPINYAERIAQEIIADGEASHGFLGVSVTSGSSDGSRSESTFSSGALVQSVEPGSPAEEASLEVGDVITKVGTFSISDPESLTAAVRMQTVGQQVPVEIIRGGDARTVEVTLSQAPAQ